The sequence ACTTAAACAGCTGATGGCATTTTCCGACAGTGCCATAAAATCAATGAAACAAGCACCTTCCTTAATGCCACCAGAATGTTAAAATCTTACACTTAATAAATACTCATATTAGTTCATCTTGCAGCATCTGGATTCTGATACTGGGCAAGTTTTACCAACTGTTGTTCATGCGGCTGAAGAACCTCTGAGGCGTGTTCTTCCTGCCAGGAATTTATCATATCCATACCGAACTCGGCATGTAGTGCGTCAAGTTTCTTGTTGGATTTGCTTACTTCTGCATTCATTCTGTAACAGAAATTAGGTAAACTGAAATCTAACacggtaatgaaaagaaatcaaaCCTGGTTCGTtgttaaaaaatatgaatataaattgataaaactttactttttatgcccctgaagggaggcatatgagttttcaactgtccgtccgttcgttagttcattcgtcacaacgttaactttttgcatgaaggcactttactcgcgaaccactgcacccaggaccttcaaacttcacatgctgatagtacttattgagtacacgacccctactgactttggggtcaccagatcaaaggtcaaggtcaccaagtcaaaggtcaaggcgctgcaggggcatttgtcaccattagtgacagctcttgtttactgacataataaattaataagtCAGAAACTTATTGTACAAAGGAGATAACAGAATAATAgttttattctgaaaaatatcatcaaaTAAAATGCTAAGATGACTACCGCACTGCATTAGCAGTTGTACTGTATGTTGACACTAGACACCGAGCACAGAATTAATTTACAattctatatttcttaaaaaaagaaaaatatcgtCAAATAAAATGCTAAGATGACTACTGCACTGCATTAGCAGTTGTACTATATGTTGACACTAGACACCGAGCACAGAATTAATTTACAATTCTATATTTCTTAGAAAAAATTTACCcattttcataaaatcaaagTTTATCAGTATTTTCAAACCTTCTACTCTCTGTTAAAGCTCTAGCAAAGAAATCTTGTGTTCTCTCTTCACTCAGTTCCTCCGAGGAATCCATTCTGCCTTCTTCCTAAATAAAATACCATACAGTTGTTACAGGGTGAGAGAAATCATGCAGCCAGATCTGGACTTGAATACTGTGCCGATGCTCTAGCAGCTCTATATACCGACTCAGCTAACCgccacctacacattttctccccgttccGATAATCAAGCCCAGTACCGTGacatattaaatttataaatggGACAGAGAACAAGGTGAACATGATCTCGGAGTATATTCAGTCAAGGGCTATCGTTGGGCATCATTTGTGATAGAGGCTTCTTGTAAAGCAAATAAATTTAGGGTTGTCACAAAATATTATAAGATAAAGGCTGGGTTTGTATTCTTTATATAAGTTATAACTGTAGGAATGCAGGGTGTCCTGAGCTGTGAAGAGCTGTAATAATGTCTGAAAGAAGAAATTAAAGTTGTGGTTTGAAAACTACATGTTCTTCTTATGATTcatttgttttggggttaacgccatttttcaacagtattttggtGATGTAAaagcgggcagttaacttaaccagtgttcctggattctttaccagtacaaacctcttctctgcaagtaactatcAACTTCCCAATgttcatgaatcagaggtggaggatgaatgattacAGACAAAAAGTCTTTCATAAAATCATCATAGTGAACAGACACCCCACCCAGGGATTGAACTAATGACCTTgcaatccatagatctgtgc is a genomic window of Mercenaria mercenaria strain notata chromosome 18, MADL_Memer_1, whole genome shotgun sequence containing:
- the LOC123537794 gene encoding uncharacterized protein LOC123537794 translates to MAENRSNVAEDGDKTGENSNNETRNSLEDFVTGHYQRQKEEGRMDSSEELSEERTQDFFARALTESRRMNAEVSKSNKKLDALHAEFGMDMINSWQEEHASEVLQPHEQQLVKLAQYQNPDAAR